In Dasypus novemcinctus isolate mDasNov1 chromosome 10, mDasNov1.1.hap2, whole genome shotgun sequence, one DNA window encodes the following:
- the LOC101435269 gene encoding olfactory receptor 5F1-like, whose protein sequence is MARKNHTSMTEFILLGLAESMEQKIILFLLFFLIYTLTVLGNVGMILLIRTDSRLHTPMYFFLANLSFVDICYSSTITPKMLVDLLSEKKTISFAGCFLQLYFFIALATTECILFGLMAYDRYVAICNPLLYTLVMSRMVCLKMAAGAFAAGLLNSMISTSYVSSLPFCSSNVIHHFFCDSPPLLKLSCSDTSMNESIFSTFAGVNIIGTLLVILTSYSYILFSIFHMHSGEGRRKALSTCASHLTAIILFYSTSIYTYLKPSSIYSLNQGKVVSVFYTVVIPMLNPLIYSLRNKEVKKALWNVITRKDFLHFCYCLANY, encoded by the coding sequence atggccagaaaaaatCATACTTCAATGACTGAGTTCATCCTGTTGGGATTGGCAGAATCTATGGAGCAAAAGATTattctctttttgttattttttctgatttacaCACTTACAGTTCTGGGGAATGTTGGGATGATTCTCCTTATCAGAACTGACTCCAGActtcacacacccatgtacttcttcttGGCTAACTTGTCCTTTGTGGACATTTGTTATTCATCCACAATCACCCCGAAGATGCTGGTAGATTTATTATCTGAGAAGAAAACCATCTCCTTTGCTGGCTGCTTCCTGCAGTTGTACTTCTTCATTGCCTTGGCAACAACTGAATGCATCCTCTTTGGGTTAATGGCCTATGACCGTTATGTGGCCATATGTAACCCACTACTTTATACCTTAGTCATGTCCAGGATGGTATGCCTTAAGATGGCAGCTGGGGCCTTTGCAGCAGGATTGCTGAACTCTATGATTAGCACCAGTTATGTAAGCAGTTTGCCATTCTGCAGTTCCAATGTCATCCATCACTTCTTCTGTGATAGCCCCCCACTTTTGAAGCTCTCTTGTTCTGATACCAGCATGAATGAAAGCATCTTCTCCACTTTTGCTGGTGTGAACATCATTGGGACTCTTCTGGTCATTCTCACCTCCTACTCCTACATTCTCTTCTCCATCTTTCATATGCATTCAGGGGAAGGGAGGCGTAAAGCATTGTCAACTTGTGCCTCCCACCTGACGGCTATAATTCTGTTCTATTCCACCTCCATCTATACATACCTGAAACCTAGTTCCATCTATTCCCTGAATCAGGGCAAAGTGGTTTCTGTGTTCTATACCGTGGTGATTCCCATGTTGAATCCCCTGATCTATAGCCTCAGGAATAAGGAAGTAAAGAAAGCTTTATGGAATGTAATTACCAGAAAAGATTTccttcatttctgttattgtttAGCTAATTACTGA